One Desulfovibrio sp. genomic region harbors:
- the clpS gene encoding ATP-dependent Clp protease adapter ClpS has translation MTGPLHQDESESGTGLQDEVREPRKYKVLLHNDDYTTMEFVVQVLMTVFHKTETEATQIMLAVHKNGLGVCGVFTAEVAETKVVAVRQLARQGGYPLKCTMEEE, from the coding sequence ATGACCGGACCTTTGCATCAGGATGAATCCGAATCCGGCACGGGGCTTCAAGACGAAGTCCGCGAGCCCAGAAAATACAAGGTGCTCCTGCACAACGACGACTACACCACCATGGAGTTCGTGGTGCAGGTGCTTATGACGGTCTTTCACAAGACGGAAACCGAGGCCACCCAGATCATGCTCGCCGTGCACAAGAACGGACTGGGAGTGTGCGGAGTGTTCACCGCCGAGGTGGCTGAAACAAAAGTTGTCGCGGTGCGCCAGCTGGCCCGCCAGGGCGGGTATCCCCTCAAGTGCACCATGGAAGAGGAATAA